In one window of Cellulophaga sp. HaHa_2_95 DNA:
- a CDS encoding ABC transporter ATP-binding protein — protein sequence MLHVKDLTFSYSSHQIISNISFTADKGAHISIIGESGCGKSTLLKLLYGILQPTHGNISWGDNPILGPDFKLVPGETFMKYLSQDFDLMPYVSVEENVSQYLSVFYPQELKERTAALLEMIEMTAFAKRKVKLLSGGQQQRVALARVLAQKPEILLLDEPFSHIDNSRKNSLRRNLFNYLKTEQITCIVASHDTHDILSFADEVMVLKEGKILAKEHPETLYMHPKNSYTASLFGDVNLIPISLLKPYATLEKSILVYPSELIISENSGLKVWVKNSYFKGSHYLIEAQLNETAPILFNAPHAYEAEKEVFLNVALETINARIKD from the coding sequence ATGTTACACGTAAAAGACTTAACTTTTTCTTATTCCTCACATCAGATTATCTCTAACATTAGTTTTACTGCTGATAAAGGAGCCCACATTTCTATTATTGGTGAAAGCGGGTGCGGAAAGAGTACCTTATTAAAACTTTTATATGGTATTTTACAACCTACTCATGGAAATATTTCTTGGGGCGATAATCCTATTTTGGGTCCCGACTTTAAATTGGTTCCAGGAGAGACCTTCATGAAATATCTTTCACAAGATTTTGACTTGATGCCCTATGTATCGGTAGAAGAAAATGTGAGTCAATATTTATCTGTATTCTACCCTCAAGAACTTAAAGAGCGTACTGCAGCGCTTTTAGAAATGATTGAGATGACAGCTTTTGCTAAGAGAAAAGTAAAACTCTTAAGTGGCGGCCAACAGCAAAGAGTAGCACTGGCAAGAGTACTTGCCCAAAAACCTGAAATTCTTTTATTAGACGAGCCTTTCAGTCATATTGATAATTCTAGGAAAAATAGTTTGCGAAGAAATCTTTTCAATTACTTAAAAACAGAACAGATCACCTGCATCGTAGCCTCACATGACACCCATGATATTTTATCTTTTGCAGATGAGGTTATGGTATTAAAAGAAGGTAAAATTTTAGCAAAAGAACACCCTGAAACACTCTACATGCATCCCAAAAATAGTTATACCGCTTCCTTATTTGGAGATGTAAACCTTATTCCTATTTCTTTATTAAAACCTTATGCTACCCTTGAAAAATCTATTCTAGTATATCCATCAGAACTAATTATTTCTGAAAATAGTGGTTTAAAAGTTTGGGTTAAAAATTCGTATTTTAAAGGCTCTCATTACTTAATTGAAGCCCAACTTAATGAGACGGCTCCTATTCTATTCAACGCTCCTCATGCCTATGAGGCAGAAAAAGAAGTATTCTTAAATGTAGCGCTTGAAACCATCAATGCAAGAATAAAAGACTGA